A stretch of DNA from Deltaproteobacteria bacterium:
CTTTGCGCCGAAGCACTCCGATGGGCGTCCTTTCAGCGTGACGGTCAGTCCGCGGTTGGCGGTCTCTGTCTCGTTATGGAGCAGCATTGGCTGGCCGCGGTTGATGGCGACGGCGAGGTCGACCTTGCCGTCGTCGTCGTAGTCCGCCGCGGCGAGGCCACGGGCATCGTGCGACGCGGCGAGCGTTTCGCCCGCTGTTGCCGCGACGTTGTGAAACTGCTTGCCGTCGTTCCAGAAGACAAACATCGGCTCGGCGATCAGCTGCTGCGGGTTCTCCTTGTGCTCCAGCGTGCTGCCGTTGGCAACCACCACGTCGATCCAACCATCGAGGTCGAGGTCCATCAGGCCGCTGCCCCAGCCCACCGTCTCGATGGAAATCTCGCCGAGCCCGTACTGCCGGGTCTTGTCACGATACTCCAGATCGCCGCCCGAGGTGATGATGCTCTGATAAAAGGCGTTTTCCTGCGCGACCCAGTGGGTCAGGAACATGTCCGGCAGACCATCGGCCTTGCCGCCCATCTCGTTGATCTCGCCGACCGACAAACCCATTGAGGCGCGTGGATCGGCGGTGCCGGTCATCGTCGAGAGGTCGGCGAAGGCAACCAGGTCCTTGCCGCCCATGTCGCCGATCATGTTGCGAAAGAGCTTGTTCTCGGAGACGTCGTTGTTGACGTAGAGATCAAGCCAGCCGTCGCCATCGAGGTCGACGAAGGAGGCATTGAGACTGCGGCCTTCCGGGCTGGTCACACCGAGTTTTTCCGCGACGTCTTCGAACGTGCCGTCGCCGCGGTTACGGTAGAGGCGATTGGGCACGGGATCAAACGAATTGGGATTGAGCGTGAACGGCACCGCGTAGTTGCCGCCGCCGCGCGGTAGCGTGACCTCGGGGCCGATGCCGGTGTCGTCGTAGCGGACATAGTTGCAGACGTAGAGGTCGAGGTGGCCGTCGCGATCGAAATCACCCCACGCCGCGCCCGCCGACCACAGCGGATCGGCGACGCCGGCCTTCTCGGCAACCTGTTCAAAGGTGCCGTCGCCGCGGTTGTGGAAGAGCCGGTTCGGGCCGTAGTTGGTCACGTGCAGATCGAGGCGGCCGTCGGCGTCGTAGTCGGCGAAGGTAGCGCCCATTCCGAAACCGTCCGGATCACCCACGCCGGCCGCATCGGTCACGTCGGTGAAGCGATCGCCGTCGTTGCGGTAGAGATGATTGGTGGCGGTGGGATCGGGCGGGCCGTGCAATGGCCCGGGGAAGTTGACGACGTAGAGATCCCAGTCGCCGTCGCCGTCGTAATCGCCCCAGGCGATGCCCGAGCCGGTGTCTTCCGGCAACGTTCGGCCGCGCTGCCCCGATCCGTGTTGCATGACCACGCCCATCGCCTGCGCAACCTCGTGAAACTTGATCGGCGGCGCCGCGCTGGTACCGCTGCCCTTGAACTGGGCGGTGACGCCCGCGGTGGGGTCAGCCAGGTCGGTCTTGCGCCGCGCCTCCACCCAGAGCGCGAACAGCGTCAGGCCGGCGGTTCCGAGGACCGTAAACCAGACAGCAAGCCATACCTTACCTTTGCGCGAGAGCCCTTTGCCGGCCCGAAACCAACTCATCAGTGCCGCATTTCCCTCACCGCGGTTCCAGCATGGCCATCGGGGTGCCGTCAATCAGGGCGATGCGCTTCTCGGTGGAATCCTGCGGCACCGTGAACTGGTAGACCCCGCTGTCCTTCTCCATCGTGGGCACCACCAAGTCGAGGAACTGCTGGCGGTAGCGGCGGAAGTTGAGATCGGCCTTGACGGTGATGGGCCCGGCCGTGCCCGCCGGCACGCGAAACTTGTACACCTGGTTGTCGGAGTAGCGCGGGAAGATCACGCGCGCGCCCTTGCCGCCGGCCGACATCCAGAGTTCGTGCTTCAGTAGCGGCACGCCCTCGCGGTTCATCGGCAGGCCTTCGAGCACCATCGTGCCCTGATCACGCGGATTGCCGATTTCATGCAGCTTACCCGGCTCGTCGGTGATCCAGCGCGTCGCAGGGTCGATGGCGCCCCACTCGGCGAGAACATTCCCGACGCCGTCGAAGACGCGCAGATGCACCCACACCCGCATGAAGTCGAGCGGGCCGGTGATGAGATTGTGGCCGGCCTTGCGGTTCATGACGATGGCGCGCAGCACGACTTCCTCGCCGGTCTTGATCTGCTCCGGCCCCAGCAGTTCGATCGACCCGACCGGCCCTTCCGGCCAGACGTGGGCGATCTCCGGGATCACCGTCTTGCCCTCGATCCACTCGCGGGTGAGCTGCACCTGCTTTTCCCAGTTCGGCAGCTTCATCACCGCGGGCATGAACATGTTGGTACCGATCATACCGTGGTGGCGGTGGGCGCCGTCGGCGGCGGCGCGGCGCTGGTCGCCGGCTTCACCCCGCCCGGGATCGCCGGAATTGTGCACCAAGCGCATGTGGCAATCGCGGCAGGCAAGGTCCTTTTGCGCATCGGTCTCGACGTGCCAGCTGCTCTTGCGCCACTCGTCGAACTGGTTCTGGCTGGGCGCCAGGCCGAAGCGGTTGAGCGCCTCGGGAATGAACTGCTTGTGACACGCGCCGCAGAACTCCGGCGTACG
This window harbors:
- a CDS encoding CRTAC1 family protein, which produces MSWFRAGKGLSRKGKVWLAVWFTVLGTAGLTLFALWVEARRKTDLADPTAGVTAQFKGSGTSAAPPIKFHEVAQAMGVVMQHGSGQRGRTLPEDTGSGIAWGDYDGDGDWDLYVVNFPGPLHGPPDPTATNHLYRNDGDRFTDVTDAAGVGDPDGFGMGATFADYDADGRLDLHVTNYGPNRLFHNRGDGTFEQVAEKAGVADPLWSAGAAWGDFDRDGHLDLYVCNYVRYDDTGIGPEVTLPRGGGNYAVPFTLNPNSFDPVPNRLYRNRGDGTFEDVAEKLGVTSPEGRSLNASFVDLDGDGWLDLYVNNDVSENKLFRNMIGDMGGKDLVAFADLSTMTGTADPRASMGLSVGEINEMGGKADGLPDMFLTHWVAQENAFYQSIITSGGDLEYRDKTRQYGLGEISIETVGWGSGLMDLDLDGWIDVVVANGSTLEHKENPQQLIAEPMFVFWNDGKQFHNVAATAGETLAASHDARGLAAADYDDDGKVDLAVAINRGQPMLLHNETETANRGLTVTLKGRPSECFGAKVEVVVNGRRQYRWWGADVTFLGMHAAEMIFGLGRSEAAEEVHVKWADGKETTLTNVPAGKVRVVHPSPSSPGRGQG